The following are from one region of the Achromobacter xylosoxidans genome:
- a CDS encoding hydroxymethylglutaryl-CoA lyase: MSLPDRVEIVEVGMRDGLQIESEFVPTDTKIQILNALIDAGVRHFEATSFVSPRAVPQMRDAQEVLQGVRKRPGVVLGALAPNRKGVERALQSQADEIVVFLSATESHNTKNLNRPVEQSLRDIEDIAQLLKEHPIKRKGAIAVAFGCPFEGDVDLGRIRTIFDHFARQGFDAVTLGDTTGMATPRLVRHTVETLRADHPGIKISLHFHNTRGIGLVNVVEGLRAGVTSYESSLAGLGGCPFAPGATGNICTEDLVYLLDEMGVDSGIDLGALIKVAQRLEGIVGRGLPGQLMKAGPRLRLHDYAVAAGAIG; the protein is encoded by the coding sequence ATGAGCCTTCCAGACCGAGTCGAAATCGTGGAAGTGGGCATGCGCGACGGATTGCAGATCGAATCCGAGTTCGTGCCCACCGACACCAAAATCCAGATCCTGAACGCGCTGATCGACGCAGGCGTGCGGCACTTCGAAGCCACCTCCTTCGTTTCGCCCCGCGCCGTGCCGCAGATGCGCGACGCGCAGGAAGTCCTGCAGGGCGTGCGCAAACGTCCGGGCGTGGTGCTGGGCGCGCTGGCGCCCAACCGCAAGGGCGTCGAACGCGCGCTGCAGTCGCAGGCCGACGAGATCGTCGTGTTCCTGTCCGCCACGGAAAGCCACAACACCAAGAACCTGAACCGCCCTGTCGAACAGTCGCTGCGCGACATCGAGGACATCGCGCAGCTGTTGAAAGAACACCCCATCAAGCGCAAGGGCGCCATTGCCGTCGCTTTCGGCTGCCCCTTCGAAGGCGACGTGGACCTGGGCCGCATCCGGACCATCTTCGACCACTTCGCGCGCCAGGGCTTCGATGCCGTGACCTTGGGCGACACCACCGGCATGGCCACGCCCCGGCTGGTGCGTCACACGGTCGAGACGCTGCGGGCCGATCATCCCGGCATCAAGATCTCGCTGCACTTCCACAACACGCGCGGCATCGGCCTGGTGAATGTGGTGGAAGGTCTGCGCGCCGGCGTGACGTCCTACGAATCCTCGCTGGCAGGGTTGGGCGGCTGCCCGTTCGCGCCGGGCGCCACCGGCAACATCTGCACCGAAGACCTGGTCTACCTGCTGGACGAGATGGGCGTGGACAGCGGCATCGATCTGGGCGCGCTGATCAAGGTGGCCCAACGGCTGGAAGGCATCGTCGGCCGCGGCCTGCCCGGCCAGTTGATGAAGGCGGGGCCGCGCCTGCGCCTGCACGACTACGCCGTGGCCGCCGGCGCGATCGGCTGA
- a CDS encoding Bug family tripartite tricarboxylate transporter substrate binding protein, whose protein sequence is MLRALMFSACALAACAPAAAQQYPNQPIRVIVPFTPGGGTDFLSRTVAAKLSDSVKWNVVAENRPGAGGTIGITTAARAKPDGYEIVMGQVDNLAVAPSLYTKLAYDPVKDFEPIGIVGEAPLVVVANKNGPYKSLKDLIAAAKKAPGTINYGSPGAGTITHLAAELLQLQAGIKLVHVPYKGSGPAMADLLGGQVPVIFTSIPSAAPQIKAGSAVPLAVTSLKRSPAMPDVPTIAESGYPDFDVRVWYGLLAPANTPKPIIQTLNTELNKILALKDVQDALAAQGATAMPTTPAQFSQTIAADYKKWRSVIQSANVKLE, encoded by the coding sequence ATGCTACGTGCCCTAATGTTCTCGGCCTGCGCGCTCGCCGCCTGCGCCCCCGCCGCCGCGCAGCAGTACCCGAACCAGCCCATCCGGGTCATCGTGCCGTTCACGCCCGGCGGCGGAACCGACTTCCTGTCGCGCACCGTCGCCGCCAAGCTGTCCGATTCGGTCAAGTGGAACGTCGTCGCCGAGAACCGGCCGGGCGCCGGCGGCACCATAGGCATCACCACCGCCGCGCGCGCCAAGCCCGATGGCTACGAGATCGTCATGGGCCAGGTCGACAACCTGGCCGTGGCGCCTTCGCTCTACACGAAGCTGGCCTATGACCCGGTCAAGGACTTCGAACCCATCGGCATCGTCGGCGAAGCGCCGCTGGTGGTCGTCGCCAACAAGAACGGCCCGTACAAGTCCCTCAAGGACCTGATCGCCGCCGCCAAGAAGGCGCCCGGCACGATCAACTACGGCTCGCCGGGAGCCGGCACCATCACGCACCTGGCCGCCGAACTGCTGCAGCTGCAGGCGGGCATCAAACTCGTGCACGTGCCCTACAAGGGATCGGGTCCGGCCATGGCCGACCTGCTGGGCGGGCAGGTCCCGGTCATCTTCACGTCCATCCCCTCGGCCGCGCCGCAGATCAAGGCCGGCAGCGCCGTGCCGCTGGCCGTGACCTCGCTCAAGCGCAGCCCGGCCATGCCGGACGTGCCCACCATCGCGGAATCCGGCTATCCCGACTTCGACGTGCGCGTCTGGTATGGGCTGCTTGCTCCCGCCAACACGCCCAAGCCCATCATCCAGACGCTGAACACGGAACTGAACAAGATCCTCGCGCTGAAAGACGTCCAGGATGCGCTGGCCGCGCAAGGCGCGACCGCCATGCCGACCACCCCTGCCCAGTTCTCGCAGACCATCGCAGCGGACTACAAGAAGTGGCGGTCGGTCATCCAGTCCGCCAACGTGAAGCTCGAATAG
- a CDS encoding DUF2612 domain-containing protein, whose protein sequence is MSVVPKPGLAARTLISQYANSPTLVQLINNMDDYINPDADFDAFHDFVWNVETAQGFGLDIWGRIVDVGRMLTVPGDVAYLGFDEALNWQPFNQAPFYTGEQATQTYRLADDAYRTLILVKALANISDCTSPSLNRLLSNLFAGRGRCYVSDTGRMEFRYVFEFALAPHEIAILTQSGAIPKPAAVLANILQVDLSTTFGFNEALMQPFGSGVLFTSSGLINAS, encoded by the coding sequence ATGAGCGTCGTGCCTAAGCCGGGGCTGGCGGCCCGGACCCTCATCAGCCAGTACGCCAACAGCCCCACGCTCGTCCAGTTGATCAACAACATGGACGACTACATCAACCCCGACGCCGATTTCGACGCTTTCCATGACTTTGTCTGGAACGTCGAGACCGCGCAGGGTTTCGGGCTGGACATCTGGGGCAGGATCGTCGACGTCGGCCGGATGCTGACGGTGCCGGGAGACGTTGCCTATCTGGGATTTGACGAGGCGCTGAACTGGCAGCCCTTCAACCAGGCGCCGTTCTACACAGGCGAGCAAGCCACGCAGACGTATCGGCTCGCCGACGACGCGTATCGCACGCTCATCCTGGTCAAGGCGCTGGCCAACATCTCGGACTGCACTTCGCCCAGTTTGAACCGGCTGCTGTCGAACCTCTTCGCGGGGCGCGGGCGTTGCTACGTGTCGGACACAGGGAGGATGGAATTCCGCTACGTGTTCGAGTTCGCGCTGGCGCCGCATGAAATCGCCATCCTGACTCAATCAGGCGCGATACCCAAGCCGGCCGCGGTTCTGGCGAACATCCTCCAGGTCGATCTTTCTACTACGTTCGGATTCAACGAAGCGCTGATGCAGCCGTTCGGCTCGGGCGTACTTTTCACTTCTTCGGGGCTTATCAATGCAAGCTAG
- a CDS encoding M15 family metallopeptidase → MSTFQLSQRSLDRLVGVHPDLAEIVQLAIQRTTVDFTVVEGVRTLERQREYVARGASQTMASYHLAQEDGLSHAVDLAPLIDGVIPWSNWQAFAGLAQVVKACAAELGVPVEWGGDWKTLKDGPHFQIPRGWKGRA, encoded by the coding sequence GTGAGTACTTTCCAACTATCCCAACGCAGCCTGGACCGCCTGGTCGGGGTGCATCCCGACCTGGCCGAGATCGTCCAACTGGCGATTCAACGCACGACGGTCGACTTCACTGTGGTGGAAGGCGTTCGTACCCTTGAGCGGCAACGCGAGTACGTCGCCCGTGGCGCCAGCCAGACGATGGCCAGCTACCACTTGGCGCAGGAGGACGGGCTGAGCCATGCCGTTGACCTGGCGCCGCTGATTGATGGGGTGATTCCCTGGAGCAACTGGCAGGCCTTCGCCGGCCTGGCGCAGGTGGTCAAAGCCTGCGCGGCCGAGCTCGGTGTTCCGGTGGAATGGGGCGGCGACTGGAAGACGCTCAAGGACGGCCCGCACTTCCAGATCCCGCGCGGCTGGAAGGGACGCGCATGA
- a CDS encoding DUF3313 domain-containing protein, whose product MKIRLALAACCAVIGLAGCTNLPKPQNYSTSLGENQSRLKQDPDWSAGMVWVRPGPPIGSQYPKKIILEPVQYIQGDRPDELDLKADSAMRERVLAYLNEAIRREFEQAGYQLLTRPAPHALRLSAAITGTFRNERDPRITEYIPIGFVIGQTVKAAGYRDQSARLLLEAALRDANTNELLITSLGTVTGGNLPADRKPTVDDVRSAIDDWAHHAREQFDRIWLEDRPEAG is encoded by the coding sequence ATGAAGATCCGTCTCGCTCTGGCCGCCTGCTGTGCAGTGATCGGCCTTGCCGGCTGCACCAACCTGCCCAAGCCGCAGAACTATTCCACGTCCCTGGGTGAAAACCAAAGCCGGCTGAAACAGGATCCCGACTGGAGCGCCGGCATGGTCTGGGTTCGCCCCGGCCCGCCCATCGGCAGCCAGTACCCGAAAAAAATCATCCTGGAGCCGGTGCAATACATCCAGGGCGACCGGCCGGACGAGCTGGACCTGAAGGCCGACAGCGCCATGCGCGAGCGTGTGCTGGCCTACCTGAATGAAGCGATACGGCGCGAGTTCGAGCAAGCCGGCTATCAATTGCTGACCCGGCCTGCGCCGCACGCGCTGCGCCTGAGCGCGGCCATCACCGGCACCTTCCGCAACGAGCGCGACCCCAGGATTACCGAGTACATCCCCATCGGTTTCGTGATCGGCCAGACCGTCAAGGCGGCCGGTTACCGCGATCAGTCCGCGCGCCTGCTGCTCGAAGCCGCGCTACGCGACGCCAACACCAACGAACTTCTGATCACCTCGCTGGGCACCGTCACGGGCGGCAATCTGCCCGCTGACCGCAAGCCCACCGTGGACGACGTGCGCAGCGCCATCGACGATTGGGCGCACCACGCGCGCGAACAGTTCGACCGCATCTGGCTTGAGGACAGGCCCGAAGCTGGCTAG
- a CDS encoding LysR family transcriptional regulator, with protein sequence MTPRLDLYTLQVFLAVLEEGSIAAAAAREHIAPSALSKRLSELERVLDVALFQRHARGVEPTSAARALARRARALLHQTQDLAAEIRDYSAGLRGRVRVAANLSSIAQFLPMELRRFLTQHPNVQIDLEESVSAGVTRAVIDNAADIGVYTQSDDENGLDIFPYHRDVMALVAPSGHPLSRRRRVSFADTLDYDHVGMHRGSAANYLFTREAASMNRSLRLRFQVTSYDALVSMVRADLGVGIVPTEALSAYVCNELCIIPLTDAWAQRQLKLCVRSNESLSGAARLLLDHLIAEAAKQQ encoded by the coding sequence ATGACCCCTCGTCTGGATCTGTATACCCTGCAGGTGTTCCTGGCCGTGCTGGAAGAAGGCAGCATCGCCGCCGCCGCCGCGCGCGAACATATCGCGCCATCGGCGCTATCGAAGCGCCTGTCCGAACTCGAACGCGTGCTGGACGTGGCGCTGTTCCAGCGCCATGCGCGCGGCGTGGAACCGACCAGCGCCGCACGCGCATTGGCGCGGCGCGCACGCGCGCTACTGCATCAAACCCAGGACCTGGCCGCGGAAATCCGCGACTACTCCGCCGGCCTGCGCGGCCGGGTGCGCGTCGCGGCCAACCTGTCTTCGATCGCGCAGTTCCTGCCGATGGAACTGCGCCGCTTCCTGACCCAGCACCCCAACGTGCAGATCGACCTGGAAGAATCCGTCAGCGCCGGCGTCACCCGCGCGGTGATCGACAATGCCGCCGACATCGGCGTCTATACCCAATCCGACGACGAAAACGGACTGGACATATTTCCCTACCACCGCGACGTCATGGCGCTGGTGGCGCCATCGGGGCACCCCTTATCGCGGCGCCGGCGGGTCTCTTTCGCCGATACGCTGGATTACGACCACGTCGGCATGCACCGGGGCAGCGCCGCGAACTATCTGTTCACGCGCGAAGCCGCTTCCATGAACCGTTCCCTGCGGCTGCGCTTCCAGGTCACCTCCTACGACGCGCTGGTGTCCATGGTGCGCGCGGACCTGGGAGTCGGCATCGTGCCCACCGAGGCCCTGTCCGCCTATGTGTGCAACGAGCTCTGCATCATTCCGCTTACCGACGCCTGGGCGCAGCGCCAACTGAAGTTGTGCGTGCGCAGCAATGAATCGCTATCGGGTGCCGCCCGGCTGCTGCTGGATCATCTGATCGCCGAAGCCGCAAAGCAGCAATAG
- a CDS encoding right-handed parallel beta-helix repeat-containing protein, which translates to MTIRTLSLQQLKRSAENSAALKHHVDDDAAVLPEPRTSSAPDNMAGHSVQVQDHGPIADGTLHTLAERYATLSAAQVDYPFITSLAESIDGAAIQAALDAAFNSGLGQVQCAGGTYVINSSIRMRAGVELVGDGKTVITQPDGLNLLILIDFGFAHGAGLRGCTVNGNRGNNAADYNAVLVHVRGADDATVRDNVLVGSCGYGITCSAARMSVVGNHIEDTFMHAIGVYGFVGQEARHLILQNRIVRPGAGAILLGAADYTIISNNTIYSPIIGGRDARLRVNLTGAAVTWISGPKFTNVRVGEVLVIDGGREFRIMARISDTQLTIDPEGSSPALTNELATIGCGDLIGVMSQFCRITDNVLVGGATFGIGCTVGGNAVSTVGNEIMGNTLRGQGKHALVVGWDVGAGGVYDTVLRGNMVYNAGDAGGNSTYDRIPIFLFGQTLGKVGGVLVEGNYIVGPDGDSRCPYWLGTDLKLEYGSVLVGRNHSIRMLNPGIFNDVVAVSLSGWGDAASATEIVSYGHSVRMKINCAGSGFTAGPSFTIHKICDSAEQPAMVKADITTTTGALGQMWGEQSTALGQWRATYYGTPAAGNAFVITTRA; encoded by the coding sequence ATGACGATCAGAACTCTTTCCCTACAGCAACTGAAACGCTCGGCCGAGAATTCGGCCGCGTTGAAGCATCATGTCGATGATGATGCAGCCGTTCTCCCAGAACCTCGCACTTCCAGTGCACCGGACAACATGGCTGGGCATTCTGTTCAAGTCCAGGACCATGGCCCGATCGCGGATGGCACGCTCCATACGCTCGCGGAGCGTTACGCCACGTTGTCGGCCGCCCAAGTCGACTATCCTTTCATCACCTCACTGGCCGAATCCATCGACGGTGCGGCTATTCAAGCCGCATTGGATGCGGCTTTCAACAGCGGGCTCGGTCAGGTGCAGTGCGCCGGCGGAACCTACGTCATCAATTCGTCTATCCGGATGCGCGCCGGCGTGGAACTGGTTGGCGACGGCAAGACCGTTATTACGCAGCCGGACGGCCTGAATCTGCTTATTCTGATCGATTTCGGTTTCGCACATGGCGCTGGGCTGCGCGGATGCACGGTCAACGGCAACCGCGGCAACAATGCTGCAGACTACAACGCGGTTCTCGTGCATGTGCGTGGGGCCGATGACGCAACGGTCCGTGACAATGTGCTTGTTGGCAGCTGCGGATACGGCATCACATGCAGCGCAGCGCGCATGAGCGTCGTCGGCAATCACATCGAGGACACGTTCATGCATGCCATCGGCGTGTATGGATTCGTGGGGCAGGAGGCGAGGCATCTGATTCTTCAGAACAGGATCGTTCGCCCGGGCGCGGGAGCGATACTGCTCGGAGCCGCGGACTACACCATCATTTCAAACAATACGATCTATTCCCCCATCATCGGCGGGCGCGACGCCAGGCTGCGCGTGAACCTGACTGGCGCCGCCGTAACGTGGATTTCGGGGCCGAAGTTCACGAATGTGCGAGTAGGCGAAGTGCTGGTTATCGACGGAGGCAGGGAATTCCGGATCATGGCGAGAATCAGCGACACGCAATTGACGATAGATCCAGAAGGTAGCTCGCCGGCGCTGACGAACGAACTGGCGACTATCGGGTGTGGCGATCTGATCGGCGTGATGAGTCAATTTTGCAGGATCACGGACAACGTCCTGGTTGGCGGCGCCACGTTCGGGATTGGGTGCACGGTGGGCGGCAACGCTGTAAGCACGGTCGGCAACGAGATCATGGGAAACACCCTGAGGGGGCAGGGCAAGCATGCGCTGGTCGTGGGCTGGGACGTGGGCGCTGGCGGCGTGTATGACACCGTTCTGCGCGGCAACATGGTCTACAACGCGGGCGACGCCGGTGGGAACAGCACATACGACCGCATCCCGATTTTTCTGTTTGGCCAGACGCTGGGCAAGGTAGGCGGCGTCTTGGTGGAAGGAAATTACATCGTCGGCCCGGATGGCGACAGCCGCTGCCCATACTGGTTGGGCACGGACCTGAAGCTGGAATACGGATCAGTACTGGTTGGCCGAAACCACTCGATTCGCATGCTGAATCCCGGAATCTTTAACGACGTGGTGGCTGTGTCGCTGTCCGGTTGGGGCGACGCGGCAAGCGCTACCGAAATTGTTTCTTACGGCCACTCCGTCCGCATGAAGATAAATTGTGCGGGCTCTGGATTCACTGCCGGTCCGTCCTTCACGATTCACAAGATCTGCGACAGCGCGGAGCAACCCGCAATGGTCAAGGCCGACATTACGACCACCACCGGAGCGCTCGGACAGATGTGGGGCGAACAGAGCACCGCGTTGGGGCAGTGGCGAGCCACGTACTACGGTACGCCGGCCGCTGGGAATGCTTTCGTCATTACCACGCGGGCTTGA
- a CDS encoding tail fiber assembly protein, whose product MNNNQKIHVSGETGSTLSSSPSTAPARTYFFSASQNAFFLSDEQRLFQAAGTLPSDLTPVGQMIFQEFALELPPAGKTRRVSEAGAPCWVDEPPLPDAVIAARNQGERSALLRLATEQIAPLQDAVDLGLATAEEAERLHAWKAYRVVLNRLEGKEGYPLLVEWPEQPD is encoded by the coding sequence ATGAACAACAATCAAAAAATCCACGTTTCCGGGGAAACCGGATCGACGCTGTCTTCCTCCCCATCGACGGCGCCGGCGCGCACCTACTTCTTCTCAGCCTCGCAGAATGCATTTTTCCTGTCCGATGAGCAGCGCCTTTTCCAGGCGGCGGGTACTTTGCCATCAGATTTGACGCCGGTGGGTCAAATGATCTTCCAGGAGTTCGCGCTCGAGTTGCCGCCGGCAGGGAAGACTCGACGCGTAAGCGAGGCGGGCGCGCCATGCTGGGTGGACGAACCACCGTTGCCCGACGCTGTTATTGCCGCGCGAAACCAGGGAGAGAGGAGCGCACTCTTGCGCTTGGCGACCGAGCAGATCGCGCCTCTGCAGGACGCGGTCGACCTCGGCCTGGCCACGGCCGAGGAAGCGGAGCGGTTGCACGCCTGGAAGGCCTATCGCGTAGTGTTGAACCGCCTTGAGGGTAAGGAAGGGTATCCGTTGCTGGTCGAGTGGCCGGAGCAGCCCGACTAG
- a CDS encoding CaiB/BaiF CoA transferase family protein has product MPLTGIRILDLTRIISGPYCTSILADMGAEVIKIEAPGEGDPIRRQGVIRDGLSWYFANYNRNKRSVTLDLYSAEGKDILRQLIPHCDVVIENYRPGIMDKMGFGDEALKALRPDIIHCSINGFGASGPYRDRPAFDFIAQAMSGFMSLNGGEDDPPMRAGPPISDLAAGLNGALGVVAALLRRERTGRGDSISVSLLSSMIGLLSFQASNYFASGELPPRTGNDHGIVAPYGLFETADGQVAIAPSNDAMYEKLLDALELPELRAHPEFQANADRMLNRASIKSAIEARTRQKDSHYWIERLNRYGVPCGQVLNLQDVFDDPQVADQQMAMDVAHPDGQQVRMLGFPIKFAEAPCQVRSPAPELGADTESVLEELGLSHDRIRELRAKGTV; this is encoded by the coding sequence ATGCCACTTACCGGAATCCGCATCCTGGACCTGACACGTATCATCTCCGGGCCGTACTGCACATCCATACTGGCCGACATGGGCGCCGAAGTGATCAAGATCGAGGCGCCCGGCGAGGGCGACCCGATCCGCCGCCAAGGCGTGATCCGGGACGGCCTGAGCTGGTATTTCGCCAACTACAACCGCAACAAGCGGTCGGTGACGCTGGACCTGTACAGCGCCGAAGGCAAGGACATCCTGCGCCAGCTGATACCCCACTGCGACGTCGTGATCGAGAACTACCGGCCCGGCATCATGGACAAGATGGGCTTCGGCGACGAGGCGCTGAAAGCGTTGCGGCCGGACATCATCCATTGCAGCATCAACGGCTTCGGCGCGTCCGGCCCCTATCGCGACCGCCCCGCGTTCGACTTCATCGCCCAGGCCATGAGCGGCTTCATGAGCCTGAACGGCGGCGAAGACGATCCGCCCATGCGCGCGGGGCCCCCCATCAGCGACCTGGCCGCAGGCCTGAACGGCGCGCTCGGCGTGGTGGCTGCGCTGCTGCGCCGCGAACGCACCGGCCGCGGCGACTCCATCAGCGTCAGCCTGCTGTCCAGCATGATCGGGCTGCTGAGCTTCCAGGCGTCGAACTACTTCGCCAGCGGCGAGCTGCCTCCCCGCACCGGCAACGACCACGGCATCGTCGCGCCCTATGGGCTGTTCGAGACCGCCGACGGCCAGGTCGCGATCGCGCCGTCCAACGATGCCATGTACGAAAAGCTCCTGGACGCGCTGGAGCTGCCCGAACTGCGCGCGCATCCGGAATTCCAGGCCAACGCCGACCGCATGCTGAACCGCGCATCCATCAAGTCCGCCATCGAAGCCCGCACCCGCCAGAAGGACAGCCACTACTGGATCGAACGCCTGAACCGGTACGGTGTGCCCTGCGGACAGGTGCTGAACCTGCAGGACGTGTTCGACGACCCCCAGGTCGCGGACCAGCAGATGGCCATGGACGTTGCGCATCCCGATGGCCAGCAGGTGCGCATGCTGGGCTTTCCGATCAAGTTCGCCGAGGCGCCCTGCCAGGTCCGCAGCCCCGCGCCCGAGCTGGGCGCGGACACCGAATCGGTCCTGGAGGAACTGGGCCTGTCGCACGACCGGATCCGGGAACTCCGCGCGAAAGGAACCGTCTAG